One segment of Gemmatimonadales bacterium DNA contains the following:
- a CDS encoding penicillin acylase family protein has translation MYLLLLSLSAATLQLPAQRPRESDVARWEREARQVTIVRDDWGIPHIHGKTDADAVFGMIYAQAEDDFNRVETNYLNAMGRLAEAEGESAIWQDLRMKLFIDPYSMKARYAASPAWLRRLTSAWADGLNYYLYTHPKVQPRVITRFEAWMPLTFSEGSIGGDIESVSLDGLRAFYGDSASRPAPAEASVGATEPTGSNAFAIAPANTVNHRALLLINPHTSFFFRAELQMRSDEGLDAYGAATWGQLFIYQGFNDRLGWMHSSTGADVIDEYAERVVRKHGRLDARYGREEHPMLVARITVPYRTASGMAAKTFTVYRTRHGPIVRAAEGKWISIRLMEKPVEALSQSFLRTKARSLAAYRKVMELHANSSNNTVYADADGHIAYFHPQFIPRRDDRFDWTQPVDGSDPATEWHGLHGVEDSPHVVDPPNGWIQNTNDWPYSAAGPYSPKREDFPAYMDHAGESPRGLHAIMVLEHRKDFTLDRLRDAAFDSYLTAFARLVPPLLAAYDAASDADSLKRRVAEPIAVLRQWDFRWSASSVPTALAVYWGDTLAAMVRGNAGRAGMSAYDYMATRATPAERLSALAAAVERLTRDFGTWKMPWGEINRFQRLTGDIVQPFSDSGASVPVPFTSARWGSLASFGAQTYPGTRRMYGTYGNSFVAVVEFGKDSVRAKAVTAGGESGDPRSRHFDDQAERYAAGNLRQVYFYPAQLEGHTEREYHPGK, from the coding sequence ATGTACCTCCTCCTGCTGTCCCTGTCCGCCGCCACCCTCCAGCTTCCCGCCCAACGCCCCCGCGAGAGCGACGTCGCCCGCTGGGAGCGCGAGGCGCGCCAGGTCACCATCGTGCGGGACGACTGGGGGATCCCGCACATCCACGGGAAGACCGACGCTGACGCCGTCTTCGGGATGATCTACGCCCAGGCAGAGGACGACTTTAACCGGGTCGAGACCAATTACCTGAACGCGATGGGGCGGCTGGCCGAGGCGGAGGGGGAGAGTGCCATCTGGCAGGACCTTCGGATGAAGCTGTTCATCGATCCGTACAGCATGAAGGCACGCTACGCCGCGAGCCCGGCCTGGCTTCGGCGGCTGACGAGCGCCTGGGCAGACGGCCTCAACTATTACCTCTACACCCATCCGAAGGTGCAGCCGCGGGTCATCACGCGGTTCGAGGCATGGATGCCGCTCACCTTCAGCGAGGGCAGCATCGGCGGCGACATCGAGAGCGTGTCCCTCGACGGCCTCCGGGCGTTCTATGGCGACAGCGCGAGCCGGCCCGCTCCGGCGGAGGCGAGCGTGGGCGCGACGGAGCCCACCGGATCGAACGCCTTCGCGATCGCCCCAGCGAACACGGTCAACCATCGGGCGTTGCTGCTCATCAACCCGCACACCTCGTTCTTCTTCCGGGCCGAGCTGCAGATGAGGAGCGACGAGGGTCTCGACGCGTATGGCGCGGCGACCTGGGGACAGCTCTTCATCTACCAGGGATTCAACGATCGGCTCGGCTGGATGCACAGCTCGACCGGCGCGGACGTGATCGACGAGTATGCCGAGCGCGTCGTGCGGAAGCATGGCCGGCTCGACGCCAGGTACGGGCGGGAGGAGCACCCCATGCTGGTCGCCCGCATCACGGTACCCTACCGCACGGCGAGCGGCATGGCGGCGAAGACGTTCACGGTGTACCGGACCCGACACGGGCCGATCGTGCGCGCAGCGGAGGGGAAGTGGATCAGCATCCGCCTCATGGAGAAGCCGGTCGAGGCGCTGAGCCAGTCGTTTCTCCGCACTAAGGCGCGGTCCCTCGCGGCGTACCGCAAGGTCATGGAGCTGCACGCCAACTCGTCGAACAACACGGTCTACGCAGACGCGGACGGGCACATCGCCTACTTCCACCCGCAGTTCATTCCCAGACGGGACGACCGGTTCGACTGGACGCAGCCGGTGGATGGCAGCGATCCGGCCACCGAATGGCATGGCTTGCACGGCGTCGAGGACAGTCCGCACGTAGTCGATCCGCCGAACGGCTGGATCCAGAATACCAACGACTGGCCCTACTCGGCGGCCGGGCCGTACAGCCCCAAGCGGGAGGACTTTCCCGCGTATATGGATCATGCCGGCGAGAGCCCGCGCGGGCTCCACGCGATCATGGTGCTGGAGCATCGGAAGGACTTCACGCTCGATCGGCTACGCGACGCGGCATTCGACAGCTATCTCACGGCGTTCGCGCGGCTGGTGCCGCCGCTGCTGGCGGCGTACGACGCGGCCTCAGACGCCGACTCGCTCAAGCGCCGGGTCGCCGAGCCGATCGCGGTCCTCCGCCAGTGGGATTTCCGCTGGTCGGCCAGCTCGGTGCCGACGGCGCTGGCCGTATACTGGGGAGACACGCTCGCGGCGATGGTGCGGGGAAACGCCGGCCGCGCGGGAATGTCGGCCTACGACTACATGGCCACGCGGGCGACACCCGCTGAGCGCCTGAGTGCGCTCGCCGCGGCAGTCGAGCGGCTCACCCGGGATTTCGGGACCTGGAAGATGCCCTGGGGTGAGATCAACCGCTTCCAGCGGCTCACTGGAGATATCGTGCAGCCGTTCTCCGACTCGGGCGCAAGCGTGCCGGTGCCGTTCACCTCGGCACGGTGGGGGTCGCTCGCGTCGTTCGGGGCGCAGACCTATCCGGGCACTCGGCGGATGTACGGAACCTACGGCAACAGCTTCGTCGCGGTCGTAGAGTTCGGAAAGGACAGCGTGCGGGCGAAGGCGGTGACGGCGGGCGGGGAGAGCGGCGATCCGCGGTCTCGGCACTTCGACGACCAGGCAGAGCGGTATGCGGCGGGGAATCTGCGCCAGGTGTACTTCTATCCGGCACAGCTCGAGGGGCATACCGAGCGCGAATACCATCCCGGCAAGTGA